In Synechocystis sp. PCC 6714, the following are encoded in one genomic region:
- the plsX gene encoding phosphate acyltransferase PlsX, giving the protein MAVMRAKIALDAMGGDYAPEEIVIGAIRASQELDVEIFLVGDRQAIEDCLNRHPHQGIHLTIVDAEGVVEMEEDAVVVRRKPKASINVAMNLVKEKQADAVVSAGHSGAAMAAALLRLGRLKGIDRPAIGTLFPTMIPGKSVIVLDVGANVDCKPKYLEQFALMGTVYSQYVLGVDSPKVGLLNIGEEANKGNTVALQTHELLESNPQIPFVGNAEGRDVLSGNFDVIVCDGFVGNIVLKFAEAVGEILLSIVKEELPRGWRGKLGAILLAPNLKRIKQRVDHAEHGGALLFGVDGICVISHGSSRSGSIFNAIRLAKEAIDNQVSVRINNSTSLLMERQKTEELQNI; this is encoded by the coding sequence ATGGCTGTAATGCGGGCGAAAATTGCTTTAGACGCAATGGGAGGTGACTATGCCCCCGAAGAGATTGTTATCGGTGCTATCCGGGCGAGTCAGGAATTAGATGTGGAAATTTTTCTTGTCGGCGATCGCCAAGCCATTGAGGATTGTTTAAACCGCCATCCCCATCAGGGCATTCACCTTACCATTGTCGATGCGGAAGGGGTGGTGGAAATGGAGGAAGATGCGGTGGTGGTGCGCCGCAAACCCAAAGCTTCCATTAATGTGGCCATGAATTTGGTCAAAGAAAAACAGGCCGATGCGGTGGTTTCCGCTGGCCATTCGGGGGCGGCTATGGCGGCGGCCCTGCTACGGCTAGGACGTTTAAAAGGCATTGACCGGCCGGCGATCGGCACCCTTTTTCCCACGATGATTCCCGGGAAATCGGTAATTGTGCTAGACGTGGGGGCCAATGTGGACTGCAAGCCCAAATATCTGGAACAGTTTGCCCTAATGGGGACAGTGTACAGCCAGTATGTGTTGGGGGTTGATAGCCCCAAAGTGGGTCTGCTTAACATTGGTGAAGAGGCAAACAAAGGTAACACTGTGGCCTTGCAAACCCATGAATTGCTAGAAAGTAATCCGCAAATTCCCTTTGTGGGTAACGCCGAAGGGCGGGACGTACTTTCCGGTAACTTTGATGTGATTGTTTGTGACGGTTTTGTCGGCAATATTGTGCTTAAATTTGCTGAAGCGGTGGGGGAAATTTTACTGAGCATTGTTAAGGAAGAACTTCCCAGGGGCTGGCGGGGCAAATTAGGTGCCATTCTTTTGGCTCCCAACCTCAAACGTATTAAGCAAAGGGTGGACCATGCAGAACATGGAGGAGCCTTGCTGTTCGGGGTCGATGGGATTTGTGTGATTAGCCATGGCAGTTCCCGCAGTGGGTCGATTTTCAACGCCATTCGCCTGGCTAAGGAGGCAATCGATAATCAGGTTTCTGTACGGATTAACAATTCCACTTCCCTGTTGATGGAACGACAAAAAACCGAAGAATTGCAGAATATCTAG
- a CDS encoding bacteriohemerythrin, with the protein MGIAVWSEDLACGYELIDLQHQHLFSLINSLDESLQKPITREELSLLLADLLEYTGFHFRCEEELMWSLDYPHLFEHRTIHEKLTKQVMDLQFRLQHEESTLAVFFDVSSFLADWLRHHIQENDIKMIHFVRRVLKEKQEQGKQVQAIG; encoded by the coding sequence ATGGGCATTGCTGTTTGGTCTGAAGATTTGGCCTGTGGTTATGAATTAATTGATTTACAGCACCAACATTTGTTTTCCCTGATTAATTCCCTGGATGAATCTCTACAAAAACCCATCACCAGGGAAGAACTGAGTTTATTACTGGCGGACTTGCTTGAATACACTGGGTTCCATTTCCGTTGCGAAGAAGAATTGATGTGGAGCTTGGACTATCCCCATTTGTTTGAGCACCGCACCATCCACGAAAAATTAACCAAACAGGTGATGGATCTACAGTTTCGTTTACAACACGAAGAAAGTACTTTGGCTGTTTTCTTCGATGTTTCGAGTTTTCTGGCTGATTGGCTCAGGCACCACATCCAAGAAAACGACATTAAGATGATCCATTTTGTCCGCCGTGTCCTCAAGGAAAAACAAGAGCAGGGAAAACAGGTGCAGGCCATTGGTTAA
- a CDS encoding TrkH family potassium uptake protein — protein sequence MTISRTICLGFIAAIAVGTLLLLMPFATSTGEWGSPLVALFTSTSAVCVTGLSVVDVSKYFSFWGELTVVLLAQLGGLGYMTLTTFLMILIGRKFDLQQRFAIQESFDHRFAQGSNNLIKSVIATTLIFEITGTIILFGVFVQDYPPTRALWYALFHSISAFNNAGFSLFSDGLIGYQSSLTVNLAVSALIIFGGIGYQVIIESYFWLVRKVKKSQRRFAFSLNLRVVVRVTIFLLLLGFFGILILEAQGNQALAQFSLQDRLLIAWFQSVTTRTAGFNTIDLNDLSSTSLVLVMLLMFIGASPSGTGGGIKTTTFAILANCTRSALRGQERVIIDDRCIPPQLILKAIAVVFGSVVTVVCSLSLLIFLEAEQETVSLAFEAVSAFATVGLSLGITPELKPLSQLVLVVTMFIGRVGITILMAAIVGDPKPSLIKYPEENLLVG from the coding sequence TTGGTGGCTTTGTTTACCTCCACTTCGGCTGTTTGCGTCACAGGGCTGAGTGTGGTGGACGTGAGTAAGTATTTTTCCTTTTGGGGTGAATTAACGGTGGTGTTGCTGGCCCAGTTGGGAGGATTGGGCTATATGACCCTGACCACTTTTTTGATGATTCTGATTGGACGCAAATTCGATTTACAGCAAAGGTTTGCTATCCAAGAATCCTTCGACCATCGCTTTGCCCAGGGTAGTAATAATCTAATTAAGTCAGTTATTGCCACCACTTTAATTTTTGAAATTACCGGGACTATTATTCTTTTCGGAGTTTTCGTCCAGGATTACCCGCCCACCAGGGCCCTCTGGTATGCTCTTTTCCACAGCATCAGCGCTTTTAATAATGCTGGGTTTAGTCTTTTTTCGGACGGTTTGATTGGCTATCAAAGTTCGTTAACCGTCAATTTGGCGGTTTCGGCCCTGATTATTTTCGGTGGCATTGGCTACCAGGTAATTATTGAATCCTATTTTTGGCTAGTGCGAAAAGTTAAAAAGTCCCAGCGGCGGTTTGCTTTTTCCCTCAACCTCAGGGTGGTGGTGCGGGTAACAATCTTCCTGCTGTTGTTGGGCTTTTTCGGCATTCTTATTTTGGAAGCCCAGGGCAATCAGGCCTTAGCTCAGTTTTCCTTGCAGGACCGTTTGTTAATTGCCTGGTTTCAATCGGTGACCACCCGGACAGCGGGTTTTAACACCATTGATTTGAATGATCTTAGTTCCACTAGTTTGGTGCTGGTGATGTTGTTGATGTTCATTGGTGCTAGTCCCAGTGGCACCGGAGGAGGGATCAAAACCACGACCTTTGCCATTTTGGCCAACTGCACTCGGTCAGCTTTGCGGGGCCAAGAAAGGGTAATTATTGATGACCGCTGTATCCCCCCCCAGTTAATTCTCAAGGCGATCGCCGTGGTATTTGGCTCAGTGGTGACGGTGGTTTGTAGCTTGAGCTTGCTAATTTTTTTGGAAGCGGAACAGGAAACTGTGTCTTTGGCATTTGAAGCAGTGTCCGCCTTTGCTACGGTGGGACTTTCCCTCGGCATTACCCCGGAACTAAAACCCCTGTCCCAATTGGTGTTAGTTGTGACCATGTTCATTGGCCGGGTGGGGATTACGATTTTGATGGCGGCGATTGTTGGAGATCCTAAGCCCAGTTTGATTAAATACCCAGAGGAAAACCTGCTGGTGGGCTGA